The Gemmatimonadota bacterium sequence CGATGAGCTTCAGTTCGTGCAGGCACTCGAAGTAGGCGACCTCGGGCTGGTACCCCGCCTCGACCAGCGTCTCGAAACCGGCCATGACGAGTTCGGAGGTGCCGCCGCAGAGGACGGACTGTTCGCCGAAGAGATCGGTCTCGGTTTCTTCGCGGAAGGTCGTCTCGATGACCCCGCCCCGGGTGCCGCCGATGCCCTTGGCATAGGCCAGGCCGATGTCCCGGGCGCGGCCCGTGTGGTCCTGGTGGACCGCCAGCAGGCAGGGCACGCCGCCGCCTTCCTCGAAGACCCGGCGTACGAGGTGGCCCGGTCCCTTGGGCGCGACCATGAAGACGTCCACGTTCTCGGGCGGAACGACCTGGTTGAAATGGATGTTGAACCCGTGGGCAAAGGCCAGGGCGTTGCCATCCGCCAGGTTCGGCGCAACGAAGTCATTGAAAAGACGGGACTGAAGCTCGTCGTTGACCAGCATCATGATGATGTCGGCCTCGGCGGCCGCCTGCTCCACGGTACGGGGCTCGAATCCGTCCTCTACGGCCTGGTCCCACGAGCCGCCCTTCCTCAGTCCCACGATGACGTCCAGTCCGGAATCGCGCAGGGAGAGGGCGTGGGCGTGTCCCTGGCTGCCGTAACCGACAACCGCGATAGTCTTGCCGTCCAGTATGCCCAGGTCGGCGTCCTGATCGTAATACAGTCGAGCCATTGGTTCTCCTTCATGCCGTACCTGCGGCCCGGCTTGGTCAGGCCAGGTCGGCGGTGATCTGCTTGCGTTCCCGCTCCCAGACGGGCTGCGGGGCTTCCGGTGACGGGGTGTCCTTGCTGGTCGATTCGCGGGCCAGCGCCACCCGGCCGGTCCGGGCGATCTCCCGCACGCCGAAGGGCCGCACCATGGTGATGATGGCGTCGATCTTGTCCTCGTTGCCCGTGGCTTCCAGCATGATCGTCTTCTGGTTGATGTCGACGATCTTCGCCTTGAAGATATCGGCGATCTGCACGAGTTCCTGTCGCGTGGCCTGGCTGGCGTTCACCTTGATGAGGGCGAGTTCGCGGTTGATGAAGTTCTCTCCGGTGAGATCCACGACCCGGATCACGTCCACCAGGCGGTTCAATTGCTTGATGATCTGTTCGATGATCATCTCGTCGCCCTGCGTGACGATGGTCATGCGCGCCGTGCCGGGCTCCGCGGCTTCGCCGACGGCGATGCTGTCGATGTTGAAACCCCGGCCGCTGAACAGCCCGGAAATGCGGGCCAGGACCCCGAACCGGTTCTCGACCACCATGGATATGGTATGGCGTGCCATGGTTCAATCCACTCCTGCCGGGACCCCGCCCGGCCAAATTCACGTGTTTATTCTTCGATCATTTCGTGGGATGCCGCGCCCGCGGGGATCATGGGATACACGTTGCCTTCTTCGGCGATCACCATGTCGAGCATCACGGGGCGGTCCTTGACCTTGCTGGCCTCGAGCCAGGCGCCTTCCACCTCTTCATCCTTGAAGACTCGAATACCCACGGCGCCGTAGGCCTCCGCCAGTTTCACGAAATCCGGGTTGGAGTCCCGCAGGTCCACTTCAGAGTAACGCTGCGCATAGAACAGCTCCTGCCACTGGCGCACCATGCCGAGGTAGCCGTTGTTCAGCAGCACGATCTTGATGGGCAGGCCGCAGGCCACGGCCGTGGCCATTTCCTGAATGTTCATCTGGATGCTGCCGTCGCCCGAGAACACGATGACCTCTCGGTCCGGGTAGGCGAACTGGGCGCCGATCGCCGCAGGCAGTCCGAAGCCCATGGTGCCGAGCCCGCCGGAAGTGATCATCGACCGGGGGTTCGAGAAGCCGTACCACTGGGCCGCCCACATCTGGTGCTGGCCGACGTCGGTGACCACGTAAGCCTCGCCCTTCGTGAGCTGCCCGATCCGCTCGATGGCGTACTGGGCGCAAAGCGGGAATTGATCCGTATCCTTCTCGACGGTCTCCCGGTCTACACCCTCCAGGCCTTCCTCGTGGAGCCCTATCGTGTTGGCGTAGGTCAGCGGGTGGTCCCGCTTCCATTCCTCGATCTGCTGGAGCCATTCGGCCGTATCGGCCCGCTCCACCAGGGGAACCAACTGCTGCAGCACCCGCTTCACGTCGCCCACGATGGGGAGGTCCACCCGCACGTTCTTGTTGAGGGACGACGGATCGATGTCGATGTGGATCTTCTTCGAATTGGGCGAAAACTCCTCCAGCTTGCCGGTCACCCGGTCGTCGAACCGGGCGCCGATGCAGACCAGGAGGTCGCACATCATCACGGCCGTGTTCGCGTACCAGGTGCCGTGCATGCCGAGCATCTTGAGCGAAAGGGGATCGTTCTCCGGGTAGGCGCCGAGTCCCATCAGCGTGGTCGTCACCGGCGCGTTGAGCTTGCGGGCCAGCGTGCGGATTTCCTCCGACGCCTCCGAGATGATCGCGCCGCCGCCTACGTAAATCACCGGCTTCCTGGCCGAGGTGAGCATTTCCGCCGCCTTGCGGATCTGCTTCGGATGTCCCTCGGTCCGGGGCTTGTACCCGCGGATGTCCGGCCGTTCCGGGTAAGAGAACTCCGCTTCCCCAATCTGGACGTCCTTGGGCACGTCGATCAGGACGGGGCCGGGCCGGCCGGTCGTCGCGATATGGAACGCCTCGGCGAAAACCTGCGCGATATCTTCGGTTTCCTTGATCAGGAAATTGTGCTTCGTGATCGGACGCGTGATGCCCACGGTATCCGATTCCTGAAAGGCGTCGTTTCCGATCAGGTGCACCGGTACCTGGCCCGTGATCACGATCATCGGGATCGAATCCATGTACGCGGTCGCGATGCCGGTGACCGTATTGGTTGCGCCCGGGCCGGAGGAGACGAGGACCACACCGGGCTTGCCGGTCGCCCGCGCATAGCCGTCGGCCATGTGAGTCGCGCCTTGCTCGTGGCGTACGAGGATGTGCCTCAGGTCGGTGGTGCGCTGAATGACGTCATAAGTCGGGATCACTACGCCGCCGGGATACCCGAAGACGATATCGACTCCCTCTTTCTTCAGACACTCTATGACTATTTCAGCACCCGACAGTTTCATCGACCGTCTCCTTATAAAAAGAGGATATCCCGCGCAGGACGCGATCTACCGTTCACGAAACCGGCTGGATTTCGTCGTGTTCAAAACCCAACTTGTGCCTCGTAAAATACGCCAAGAGCGCCTGTTGTCAAGTTAAAACTCTATAGAAACCCCTTGACGAAAAGCCACGATTCTCTTATATGTTCTAGGCTTTGCACCGGGGTCGGAATCCCCGTCTGTTCGACGTTGATCGAGTGTGAATTTCGACGTTTAAACCCGGTGCGGAATACGACGTAAAGCCAGTACGATTACGCCGGATTTCAATCGGAAGTTTTGCGCAACCCATATCCTGGAGGACCGGGTCGATGGCAAGAACGAGACGGCGCATCAGCCGTCGTGAGATGAAAGAAGACCGTTTCATTCTCTGGCTGTACGAGATGAGCAGCGAGATCGACAGGCACTGGAAATCGCTCACCGCGGCCGCCGTCCTGGTGATCGCCTGCGTGGCCGGCTGGTATTACTGGACCAACATGCAGACTGCCGACCTGGTGGAGGCGGGCCAGGTATTCGCGCCGGGTCAGACGGCCATGCAGGACAGCCGCTATGAAGATGCCATTCCCATATTCGAGCGGGTCGTGACCGAATACGGCGGCACTTCAGTAGCCCTCGAGGCGACGATCGAGCTGGCTAATGCCTGTTTTCAGACCGGCGATTTCGAAAAGGCGCGCACCTACTACCAGACCTACCTGGACGAATACGGAAGTCAGGACGCGCATTTCTGGCTGGCCGCCCGCTCGGGATTGGCCGCGTGTGACGAAGAGGAAGAGAAGTACGAAGAGGCGGCCAACCAGTATCTCGCCCTGGCGGACGAAGATCCGGATAGCTATCTGGCCCCCGGTTTTCTCCTGGATGCCGCGCGATGTTTCGGGGCCGCCGACCAGAAGGACCAGGCACGGGCCCTGTACGACCGGGTGGTTGAGAATTACGAATCGACGCCCTATGCCCGGGATGCCCGTATCGCGCTGACCGCGCTCTAGCCTTTCGTGGCCGGAATGCTCACCCGGCCCGGCTCCTGTGCTCGCCCATACCGGCGCCTGTGCTCACCTTGCGTTGACCGCGCGCTAACGGAGATCGCGTGAAGGTTACCAACTTTGCCCCCGGACCCACGCCGGTTCCCGACCGGGTCGTCCGGAAGATGTCGGCACCGATCCTCACCCACCGTTCCACCGAATTCAGCGACCTGCTCAGGCAAGTCGCCTCAGGGCTTCAGCACGTTTTCCAGACGGAGAACGACGTGCTCGTGCTCACGGCATCCGGCAGCGGCGCCATGGAGGCCGCGGTCGTCAACCTGCTTTCGCCGGGTGACCGGGTGCTGGCGATCAGCGGCGGTAAATTCGGCGGCAGGTGGGTCGAACTGTGCGCGACCTACGGCATCGACGCCCTGACGCTCGATGTGGAGTGGGGTAAGGCCGCGGATCCCGATGAAGTCGACCGTATCCTGGGGGAACAGGGACCCTTCGAAGCGGTGCTGGCCACCCACAGCGAGACCTCGACGGGCGTGCTCCACGACATCGAAGCCCTGGGCAGGGTCGCCCGCGGTCACGGCTGCTACCTGGTCGTGGATGCCATCAGCGGCCTGGGCGCCAATGAACTAAGGACGGACGACTGGCACGTCGACATCGCCCTCACGGGTTCGCAGAAAGCGCTTATGATCCCGCCCGGACTGGCCTTCATCAGCGTCAGCGAGCGCGCGTGGCAGCGTATCGAAGAAAGCCGCCAGCCTTCCTACTATCTGAACCTGAAACGGGCCAGGGATTCGTTCGCGAAGGGACTTACGCCCTATACGCCGGCCGTATCGCTGCTCATGGGACTGGCCGAGTCGCTGAGGATGATGACGGAACTCGGCCTGGAGGAAATCTACCGGATTCACGAGCGGAACGCCCTGGTGACCCGCGCGGGTGTCGGGGCCCTTGGCCTGGATCTCTTCGCGCGCAGGCCGTCCAACGTGCTGACCTCGGTCGTCATGCCGCCCGGTATCGACGGTTCGGATTTGCTGAAGACGATCAAGCAGGAGTGCGGCGTGACCATCGCCAACGGGATGGATCACTACAGGGGCAAGTACATACGCATCGCCCACCTGGGCTACAACGTGGCCCCGTCGGACATGATCGTCGCCCTTACGGCCCTCGAGCACGGGCTCGGCCAGCACGGGTATGCGTTCGAGTCCGGCTCAGGCGTGGCCGCGGCGGAGCGGGTGATTGGGGAGACGGCGTGAGCGGGCAGGACGCCGAACTACTTCTTATCTATCCAGCTCACAGATCTCAATGTTGCTGTCGCTGGTCTCGACCCAGATCCTGGTGCCGCCACCGTTAAGCATGTACGTAGCGCTAATCTCCCCTTTTTCCTCGTCTTCCTCGTAGCGCTCCTCTTCGAAATCGGACCGAATCTTGTATCGCAGGATGCCTCTGGCTCTGTTGCGGACCTGGATCATCTTCTTCTGCGATTCGACCTTTTTCTTCTGAGCAGCCTGTAATTCTCTCTGTGCTGTCTGCAGATCCCGTTGTAACTCTTGCAGGAGCCGTTGCGCCTCTTCGGCCGACAACTGTACGGCCTCGTTCACACTTTGCGTCAGCTTATCGATAATCTCCTGCAACTTTTCCTCGTCGATCTCTATATCAGACTGATCCAGGTTAATCGACGGTATACCGGGCATTTCGACAACTATAGCTTCGTCTTCACCTTGAGGAGTGCGCAGGTGTACTAAACCGAAACTGTGTCTTTTGTCAACGTGGATCCGCGCTTCGATGGTCGCCTTCGCTTCCGGGTCCACGTAGAGTACGATGTCGCCGCCGGCCGAAACAAGCGAGCTGCCCTTTGATCCATCTGGAGTGATTTCAGCCAGGATCTCGCCGCCCGCGGTACGCGCGTCGATCGATCCCGTTACGTTCAGAAGCTCCAACTCGCCCCCTGCGGTTTTCACCTGCAATTCACCCTTTGCGTCGCGAAGCTCGATATCGCCGCCGGCCGTGGTGATTCGGGCGTTCCCCGACAGTTCGCCGATCTCGATATCGCCGCCGGAGGTCGTGATACGGGCCTTTCCGCCTACGTACTCTATGGTGATGTCCCCACCGGAAGTCTGGGCTTCCAGCGTATTGCCGACGTGCCCGATCCGGATGTCGCCGCCGGAGGTTTGGACGTCCAGGTCAGCCGAGGCCTTCTCGACCCGGATATCGCCCCCCGACGTTTGCAGGTGAACGTCGCCGCCAACCGTGCCCACCCGGATGTCGCCGCCGGACGTGGTCAGCTCAACGTCACCGCCGATATCCCGGAGCGTCACGTCGCCGCCCGAAGTATGGCTTCTCACGTCTCCACCGAGGTTGCCCACAACCTCGATGTCACCTCCGCCGGTGCGCAGGTCCAGGTCGAAATCCGACGGCAGATCGATTTTGAAACGCAGGCCCCTTCTCCGATTCATCGACCATCCCCTGGGGTCGTAATCGACGCGCAGTATGCCCCCTTCGTAACGTATTCTCAGATCATCCGCGCCGCTTGACGGGATGCCTTGAACGTTCACGACCGCTTCGTTCTTACTCCACGTGGAGATCGTGATATCGCCCGCCCGGGTGTTCAGGTCGAGCCGGCCGTCACTTTCCACCTGGAAGGTCTCCATCCGGTTCCCCGTAGCCCGGTTCTGATCCTCCGCGAGCGCCAGGGCTTGCTGCGCCAGGGCTTGCTGCGCAAACAGCAAGACGCCGAAGGTACATATCCCTAATTTCATGGTAAATTTCATGATCGCTTCTCCTTGGTCGGCCGCATTCATTTACGGTGCGGTCAGATTGCTCAGCACGGTCCTTGCCTTCGTGCGGATGTAAGCGTTTTCGTCCAGCACCATCCTGGTCCTGAGTACACTTTCCAGCTGTTCGTCGAATGAGGCCGGCACCTGCTCCTGCAGCCGGTTGATCGCGTTTATTCTCAGGGCCGGGTTTTCATCGAATACCAGCGTGTGGATCGTGGCGTCCCTGATTTCCTCGTCGAAGGGATATCGGGCAAGCGCGTTGAATGCCTCGCCGCGGACGCCGGCGTTCGAGTCGGTCTTCAGGGCCGTGATCAGGGCGTCCCTGATCTCGTGATCCGAATGAAGGCGTTCAGAAGCACTCACGGCGTTCACGGCCCGAAGCCTGACCCCGGGATTCTGCTCATTCAGCACGGCGAAGGTGAGTACGCGTTGTATCTCCGGATCATCGATCGGTCCTATGATCTGTACGGGGCGGACGGCTTCGAACCGGAGTCCCAGCGTGCCGTCGGGCACATCTGAATCCACGAACCGGACATTGGATATGGCCACGTCGTCGTTGGTCAACAGGTCCGTCTGGCCCATGCCCGGCGC is a genomic window containing:
- the ilvN gene encoding acetolactate synthase small subunit, whose translation is MARHTISMVVENRFGVLARISGLFSGRGFNIDSIAVGEAAEPGTARMTIVTQGDEMIIEQIIKQLNRLVDVIRVVDLTGENFINRELALIKVNASQATRQELVQIADIFKAKIVDINQKTIMLEATGNEDKIDAIITMVRPFGVREIARTGRVALARESTSKDTPSPEAPQPVWERERKQITADLA
- the ilvB gene encoding biosynthetic-type acetolactate synthase large subunit, translated to MKLSGAEIVIECLKKEGVDIVFGYPGGVVIPTYDVIQRTTDLRHILVRHEQGATHMADGYARATGKPGVVLVSSGPGATNTVTGIATAYMDSIPMIVITGQVPVHLIGNDAFQESDTVGITRPITKHNFLIKETEDIAQVFAEAFHIATTGRPGPVLIDVPKDVQIGEAEFSYPERPDIRGYKPRTEGHPKQIRKAAEMLTSARKPVIYVGGGAIISEASEEIRTLARKLNAPVTTTLMGLGAYPENDPLSLKMLGMHGTWYANTAVMMCDLLVCIGARFDDRVTGKLEEFSPNSKKIHIDIDPSSLNKNVRVDLPIVGDVKRVLQQLVPLVERADTAEWLQQIEEWKRDHPLTYANTIGLHEEGLEGVDRETVEKDTDQFPLCAQYAIERIGQLTKGEAYVVTDVGQHQMWAAQWYGFSNPRSMITSGGLGTMGFGLPAAIGAQFAYPDREVIVFSGDGSIQMNIQEMATAVACGLPIKIVLLNNGYLGMVRQWQELFYAQRYSEVDLRDSNPDFVKLAEAYGAVGIRVFKDEEVEGAWLEASKVKDRPVMLDMVIAEEGNVYPMIPAGAASHEMIEE
- a CDS encoding tetratricopeptide repeat protein encodes the protein MARTRRRISRREMKEDRFILWLYEMSSEIDRHWKSLTAAAVLVIACVAGWYYWTNMQTADLVEAGQVFAPGQTAMQDSRYEDAIPIFERVVTEYGGTSVALEATIELANACFQTGDFEKARTYYQTYLDEYGSQDAHFWLAARSGLAACDEEEEKYEEAANQYLALADEDPDSYLAPGFLLDAARCFGAADQKDQARALYDRVVENYESTPYARDARIALTAL
- a CDS encoding DUF4097 family beta strand repeat protein; its protein translation is MNAADQGEAIMKFTMKLGICTFGVLLFAQQALAQQALALAEDQNRATGNRMETFQVESDGRLDLNTRAGDITISTWSKNEAVVNVQGIPSSGADDLRIRYEGGILRVDYDPRGWSMNRRRGLRFKIDLPSDFDLDLRTGGGDIEVVGNLGGDVRSHTSGGDVTLRDIGGDVELTTSGGDIRVGTVGGDVHLQTSGGDIRVEKASADLDVQTSGGDIRIGHVGNTLEAQTSGGDITIEYVGGKARITTSGGDIEIGELSGNARITTAGGDIELRDAKGELQVKTAGGELELLNVTGSIDARTAGGEILAEITPDGSKGSSLVSAGGDIVLYVDPEAKATIEARIHVDKRHSFGLVHLRTPQGEDEAIVVEMPGIPSINLDQSDIEIDEEKLQEIIDKLTQSVNEAVQLSAEEAQRLLQELQRDLQTAQRELQAAQKKKVESQKKMIQVRNRARGILRYKIRSDFEEERYEEDEEKGEISATYMLNGGGTRIWVETSDSNIEICELDR
- the ilvC gene encoding ketol-acid reductoisomerase, whose amino-acid sequence is MARLYYDQDADLGILDGKTIAVVGYGSQGHAHALSLRDSGLDVIVGLRKGGSWDQAVEDGFEPRTVEQAAAEADIIMMLVNDELQSRLFNDFVAPNLADGNALAFAHGFNIHFNQVVPPENVDVFMVAPKGPGHLVRRVFEEGGGVPCLLAVHQDHTGRARDIGLAYAKGIGGTRGGVIETTFREETETDLFGEQSVLCGGTSELVMAGFETLVEAGYQPEVAYFECLHELKLIVDLMYEGGIEGMRYSVSNTAEFGDLTRGPRIVNEETRAEMKRILSEIQSGAFAREWMLENQANAPVMNALRRNASEKKIVEVGRQLRSMMSWIEEKK
- a CDS encoding alanine--glyoxylate aminotransferase family protein produces the protein MKVTNFAPGPTPVPDRVVRKMSAPILTHRSTEFSDLLRQVASGLQHVFQTENDVLVLTASGSGAMEAAVVNLLSPGDRVLAISGGKFGGRWVELCATYGIDALTLDVEWGKAADPDEVDRILGEQGPFEAVLATHSETSTGVLHDIEALGRVARGHGCYLVVDAISGLGANELRTDDWHVDIALTGSQKALMIPPGLAFISVSERAWQRIEESRQPSYYLNLKRARDSFAKGLTPYTPAVSLLMGLAESLRMMTELGLEEIYRIHERNALVTRAGVGALGLDLFARRPSNVLTSVVMPPGIDGSDLLKTIKQECGVTIANGMDHYRGKYIRIAHLGYNVAPSDMIVALTALEHGLGQHGYAFESGSGVAAAERVIGETA